The genomic region CCTGTGGTaaagcctctgattggctgttcggGAGGCTGTTGCATCCCAGCGAGGATGCCTGGGAGCTCCTCTGTGGGGAGGCGAACAGCTCCCCTCTGTAAACATATTAACAGGTACAAATGTGACGCTCTGGGACGTCTGGCAGACTGACGACATAAATAGGTGCCAATATTCAAatctatttaaataaactgtggcTAACAGCAGACCTTTTGTCTTGTCATGCAAACAGCACAGCTCTCTAAACTGTTAACTGAACTGTGAACTGCAACAAATAAGTGCTAATAAGCATTTTCATATAAAGACTAAATCTGAAATAGTTTCCCAAATTAACACTGCTGCAGAGGACATTTTGTGAAACAGACACACTTTGTCAAAGCAGGAGGACAAAAACTATCTAACGCTCCTCATGTCCCCAGAGAATATGCAAAAAATAACCATCCCACCTCCAGACTCCAAAAGTaggtctctctctttctgtctctctcacacacacacacacacacacacacacacacacacacgcagccaaAGTGGACCTATTTCTGTCTCCTAAAATACATTACAGCAGGGGAGAGCTATTCATACTTCGCCTGGTCAAACGGTCAGACTGTGGACGCTCCACAGAAAACTGTTCACTCTACATTAATTTCCTGTGTGTTCAATACCCAGACTACCACACTATACAGTACGCCAGAAAGAGATTTAGCATGTCCCAacacatagtatgtcaaatgcagtgtgccaaaaataccaggatgttctgcTACATCTGATCTGATTTTGCAGTCTGCAAACCAGCATGCTTTACTgtgttctgacccacaatcctctgttGCAAACAGATAACAGCTgaatgacagctgtcagaagtcacaatgacagatgacagggcattcaagtaactgatgaccagtcgaatagtaataacaggaatattaattgtttaagtgaacaaaatagtcataaatattacaaacaacaaaaggacagaactataaaaataacaataacagagatctgcagatgtaatttcaccgTCACAAATATAACATGTCAGACTCTACagtctgtgcagttataactttaaattTAAACTACATACACTGCAAAAAGCTCTCTGGGTTGATCTTCGTCTCTGGTGAACTCACTAAGTggcgtttgttttatctccaaggtaacagatataaaagcaaCAAGGTCAAAGTACAGGGTGTGACGTTATGAGACAGCAGTCTGTCTCTATTGTGTGCagactgcatgcaacagtacaaaCATTTTAAGAGCAGCTGCAGgtcctactaaaagtaaaaagtatgtgattcgtgatctcctgtggaaaattcacacaggtcttcaggaCACGCGCCTCGTCAGTTTCaagcggcacagtgcagcagtgagagcgccgcagttcagtttaacacggacaattaacaactttctccttctctcttttgatgtgtgtgcgtgaatgattaaggtgagaagctgcccatgtttcactttctcacatcgcccaagccgtttgtgcgctgctgatgttacGCGATGTCAATCATGCGGCGCAGCGTAAATTTGACCGGTGTTTTAAATCgtcatattttagactgaccggcCGGTCGAAGGTCACGGCCAATCACGTGAAAACCGGCCCGATTCCGAGCACGAATGGTTAATCGATGCAAGTCTATTTAAATCCTACACATGGCAGCTTTAACACACTACACTGCAAAGCTAACAGAAGTGGGACAATGCTGTTGTCAGCATAAGGCAGACTTCTCCCCTGGTACCTGTTATAGATTACATTCAGTCTCACAGGACCAGGAGGATATTTACTTTCTGTACATCTGGAGACAACATTTGGTTCACCTCCATCCCTGGTTTTTAAGCTGATAGCCACACGGTTTGTTTACGTGGCGCAACAGAGGTGCATATTTAATGGTTTCAGCGTGGAGAGAGAGCTCCCGTGTTACCTGATGTGACGCATTAGTCAGACGCTAGTTCTCTGTTGGGACACGGTGTCATGCTGCTGAGTCAAATGGGACACCTGGTAAAATTCGGTATACTGGTCCGGTccagtgtttggcttaatatcGAAGGCCTAACACTACATTAAACTCGTAGATGATCTCCTGTACTGTAGCGGTGAGCGTGCTtacctgacaggtgtggtgTTGCCTCCAGCCTGACTGTCCTCCCTggcctcctgctgtctgtgcacCTGCCTGACTCGACTGAACACCGACGGGCTGCTGGGACACGAAACATGACTTTCAGTTGGACTTTAAATTATTCTCCATAATTCTGCCTGTGGATCATCTGACAGGACACTCAAACACATCTACAAATGTCTCACTGTGTCGGTGCCATTGTGTGAGAGGTGTCGAGGCTGAACAACGTCCTTCACTGTGTTTCATCCGCTAAAGGCTGAATGAAAGGCAGCGACACACTTCTGAAAGAATTCAGCTACTGTGCATGAAGTGAGAGTGCCGGGTTACCTGGTTACAGCCTTGGCAACGGTGGTAACCTTGACAACAGATCCATCCTCCTCTGATAGTGCTGGCTCTGAGGGATAGAAATTACATATGTATTACTGAGAGGTCAATGAGTGCGCCCAGCGACACTCCGCAGTAGAAGCCTACGCCCAGGGTCGAGTGTGACAGAACGAGGGAGGAGCAGCTCTTACTCTGCAGGCTGAAGCGTTCCGAGCTGCCCTCCTCCACGGGGGTCACCAGCTTCATCCTCAAACTCAGCTTCCCGTCTCCCTTTTCCGTCGTGTCGTCCCCGCTCTCCCCCGATACGATGTCACTGGCCGCCATCGCCCCGTCTGCAGAGACATCACCCGCCACACCGGACTTTTCAGAGAAGGAAGTGATctctgcagaagaagaagaaactcgACATCAGATCACGTCACAATACTTAACATTTCTACAGCTCCGGTTTGTCCGACCCACCGATGGGAGTGCTGTGTCTCAGCGTCTGCTTCAGCTGGTTGATTAGAGGGGGCGTGGCACCGACAGCAGGACCAATCAGCTCCCCTTCTTTAGGAAGTGTGAAGTGAAACGAAATTTCTGTCGTAAAAAAGCAGAATTAGAATCAGATCTACTCGAGTGCATCGTTCAGAGATGTGTCTCTCACTCCTCAGCCTTGGTATTTGCTATGTAACGTTTTGATGACGTGTGTACAACCCACCGCAggagatttttaaaaagagctgctagcagttagcggctaactcaaagacaaaggtgtatgttatatgtcacactagaggcatcaATTCAAAGGTGACATGAAGGTGGGACTTCGGAGCAGCGTTGTAgcaccatctctgtgtaaaaagggctgtaCAGTATATCAGCTTACCTCCCGAGCTGTCACTCAGGCTCTTGTCTTTGAGGCCCTCTGGTTCAGGCCCCGCCTTCTCAGTCTGGGAGAGCCTATCAGGAGCCGTGTGTAACTTCTTTGTCTGGGACTCATGGCCATTAGTGGAGACGGACACTTTGTCCCTGATTGGCTGGGAGCTGTTGGTCTTTGACTGTGATGTCACATCTTTCTGAGGAAGCTGCGAGTCTCTGTCGCTGTCTGTGATGACGATGACGCTGTCCTCCCCTCTGtcttcactctcctcctccatggGCTCCGGAGACTGCACCTGGCTCTGAGAGAGGGCCAGGGCCATTGCTGAGGCCCCGCCTCCCATTGtgctctccccctcctcctcctcatcctcctccatcaccaccacctcctcatcTACTTcactctgcttcactttatctgTTTGACTGTTACCAACGACTCCACTCTTCTGTGAAGATGATTTTATGGACGGACTCTTCGCAgtgtctccctccttcctcGAGTCTACAGAAGTCTTCGTCACGTCCACAGGAGACGTCTGACAGATCATAGACTGTGAGGGCAGACTGTGGGGTGTGGTGTCCGGTGGGGTCTCCTGCACGCAGCTGTTCACAGTCACATCAGAGGCATCGAGCTTTGTTTGAGAGCAGGACACCACGTCAGCGGCGCTCGCCTCTTTGCTCTCACTCTTACTGTCTTTTACATTCACATTTTCTACATTCAGAGAAGTCTTTTTGTGCACATCAGACTTCTGTGACAGACTGGACGGCTCGTTCCTGGCACATTCGCTGTGATGCTTTGGTGACTCAGCAGAGGTGGAAGCTTTGGAGCTGGTTGCAGTTTGTGATTCTGAAGGGACGCCATTGCTCTCGCTCCTCTGATGTGAAATCACAGAGTCGCTGGTGTCGACGCCGGGTGGCTCTTCCAGTTCCTCGATCTGTGTGGCCTGACTGTCCTCCTCAATCTGTGCTGAGGCCTTCTGAACCTGGCTGCTGCTCTGCGTATTCACAGAGAGCTGCAAAGGCAAAGTGAAAGCAGctgactccagctgctgagACTGCGTCTCACGCGGCGACAATACTGTCTTCTTATCTGACTGCTGTGGGGCGTCCTGACTCTGCGTCGGGACAAACACGTCCTgaggaaacagaagaaaacacacacatagaataTCATGAAATGAAAGGTTTATCATCGATTAAcctgtggattattttttacaatTAACTGTTTAACTTGCCTAAAAGATCTTCAAAAATAGTAACGTATAACTCCTTTAATTTCCCAGAGCCTAAAGTGATGTCGTCAATTAAAGATATTCCAAAATTCTTATTTTGGAATATCTTTAAGTGCAGCAGTTTTCCTTCGTACATGATTTAAAGCTGCTCAgattccaacacacacacacagaacatgaTTTCATGACACCACCATATCTTAACATAGCAAACAGCGGTTTGCTgatatattaatgctctgaatgtcacatacagaagatctaactgaatatctttgggttctGGGAAACTGTGAGGGTCAATATTCTCTGTTTTCTGACACCTTAATCAACAATAACTGATTAATCTAAAACTCAGTGATGAGTcattaaaaatgagaaaagaaaagtaatACATACATGAGAGAACTCTGGCTGGGACGGTAAAGAGAGAGTTCGCTCTAACACAAAACCAGGGGAATTCTGGGATACAGGTGTAGAGGCAGATGGGTGTGGCTTAGAGGCAGCTTCTGTTTCCATCGGCTCATCTTTCTCTCCTGCTCGGTCCTCTGGGGGCAGCGAAGTATCCATCGGTTCATCAGCACctgacaaagcaaacacattttagttCTGTTCGCCGGCTGACTCTCAGTTCAGATTCATAAAAGGAGATTAAATCAGTCACCGTCTTCGTTCTCGGTCGGTGAGCTGGGGACTATTAAAGGGGTGTGGCTAAAGTTGTCCTGGGTCGGGGCGACGTAGTCAACAGAGCTCCTGGAAGAAAGGAGAGTTTCAGGTTATTGTCTCTGTTCTGCTCGTGTGTGGAGAGGTGAACTTCATATGACAGCACTGTTGTGACTTACTGGGACAGACTTTCCTGCACCAGTGTTCCCTGTCCAGACAGATGCAGCAGTCGCAGGGTGTGAGCCGGCGTCGGGGTGGGGTGACCCTGCTGTTCCGGCTCTGACACTGTGCTGTCCACTGCAGCACCTGCGAGCAGCACAAAGAGATAACATGAGGGAGGAAAAGACAGCAGTCCAACGTCCAGCTGGTAtaaatcacttcctgtgtggCTGTAAAACAGAACGAATCTCTCTCCTGTTACCTGCAACCTTTAAAACATCACACAGGCCGGCACGTGCATGGATGTACCTGTCTTGTCAACATCAAACATGTCCTCCTGTGAGGACAGGATCTGGCAGTCCTGCTGGTCCTTCTCTCCAGAGGCCTGGAGGTTCTGTGAGTGCAGCAGAGCCTGGACGCTCAGCTGCCTCCCTGACTGACCCGGAGACTCCAACGAGCTGCTGGAGCTCACCTCAGATCTggaggaggaaagaagaaaacGCTGCTCATCCCACATTGGTACGTGACCTCTGATGAACGTAGGATTTAAACACCACGTGGAGTCGTACCTCACTGCTTTGTTGTCCTGACTCTCTGAAGTCCTGGAGCTCAtgttctgctctgctgctgctgagaagACGTCACATTGACTCTTTAAACCATGTCAGTATGAATACTCCTCTGATCAGGTACTAAATAATGAACTAGCCGTCATGCTGCGTCCAGCAGGATTAGGAATTTATTTcactcctgacacacacacacacacacacacacacacacacacacactgtatacatTTCACCAGCAGCATCACAGTGCATGGTATGCTATTAGTAGTACCCCTGAAGCAGGTAAAAATGTGCTGCCTCGACAATCGTCATTGCAGCCCTCTttataattaattaatgcatCTCGAGCTGATTAAACAGCGAGCAGAGAGCCAGACAGCAAAGTGCAAATGCAACTAATATGCACCAACCTGTAGACGAgtgacaaacaaaagaaaataccaCTTCAGAGCTCCTTGTTGAGGTTTCTCCAAGTCTTTGAACTCTGAGCACCATCCCTCTAAAAGCTGGTTTCCAGTTGGCCGTAAGCTCTACACAGAGCCCACGCTGTAGCCTACGCAAGAGGCTATGCTAAAGTGTGcgtttatacttgtgcagttgtgtgtctgtgtcgctcAGCAATCTcacctccaaaacgctagtTGATGGTGGGGTTTctataaaaacagtaaagtctgtttcatttaaataacacCTAAAACACAGCTTAATGGTGAAAACAGTAGTACAAAATTgagctccattataactcacaagacTCACCCACAAATACGCCACGCTAACGTTATTAAGCCTGTGAACTGATAACATTGAAGCTTATAATTAAAGTTCCAGCTAACAACCAACTTTTTGGTTTCCCAACCTTTCTCTTTGGGGACGAAATGCTCCAAACAACGGAGCCCAAACCGGAATTTCATACAGTTATGCCACCTCgtcattctgtataaaaggtacgatcACAGAATGGGGGGGTGAGAGTTATCTCGCCTTTAATACAGCaacagaggtagtaacagcactgacacaatgtctgtataaacggGACAGCCTGCAGGACACGGTCATGGACaacacaggtgtgatgttttgacaacaTGTTTAAATATGACCCACcacgggagatttaaaaagtagcttgGATGATTGAGTGACCTGTAGGTGACCTGTAAGTATCTGCATTTGTTGAGTTTCTCATTGAGgattttccttttatttgtcACCCGTCAGCAGATTCAAACTGAGTTTCTTAAATCACCCCGGAGCCCGGCCTGACTGCAGTCTTTTACAGGTGGTATCATTTGAGATGTTCAGGTCATGGTCTCTGCATCAATTCAAAGGAGAGAAGAGGCCTTAATAACCACAACATACAAAAGGAGCACAAAGAAAATCAGTGTCTATAAATAAAAGTGTTAATACCTAATTTGGTGCGTCTCTCGCTGTCTGGCTGAGGTCTGATGTCTTCTTCCTCCTGACTGTTCTCTGCTTCACCACGTAGATCCTGACTCTGAGAGAGCTCCAGAAAACCGAACTGAGAGGTTccccctgaaacacacacacacacacacacacagacgtcactcacacacacggtGATATATAATCCTATACAGGTATGATACAGGACGTTACTCTGCTCCCACCCTCAGACTGAACGCAGTGTGTGGTGGAATCAGCTCCAGAGTCCATCTCAGTGTCTTCTGCTGCACATCTGCAtgaacagagtgaaaacattgtgtCACCATCTGCAGCgaagcatcatcatcatcatcatcatcagtgaaaATGTTCAGTCACCACGTACTTTTTCTTGTTGGGAGGAGAGCAGATGTTTATGACCTGACTTTCCTCCTGGAACGCTGAGCTGGGGTCAGCCGCCATGAGAACGCCTGAATAAAGAAAACAGGATTATTTACTGTTTCTGTTCACCACAGGATGAAGGCCCTCACACACAGGGGCCATTAAATCACATGCCAATATATTTTTTAGAAACATCCACTCTGAAAAAGGGACGTGACTTTTTTTCCAGAACAAGGTTGATTTTTCTGAGCTTTTGCACCCTGACTAAAAGCATCGACAGGCCTGTCACGGTAATTACACTGATTATAGCTAACGGGCCGTCCATCCCCAGGAGCCGACTGCAGCACACTGATTACGAAAGTAACTTCAGTATTCCTATAATTTAGCTAAGCTTGTCTAGTAGTCGCAAGAGGCatcacttgtttgttttttattggccAAATTGAGTATTAAGTCTCAAATGAGTCATTTTGGGCTTCTCGTTTAAAGATACTATAaccttatatatatatatactttattgtatttattaacaGGTggtaattaaatataaaataaaatattaaatataattaaaataaatatacgTATActttagggctgtcaaaataatgcGTTAATAAaccacaggaaaaaaataatgcgttaaaaaaattaaactgattAATCACGTtctgtggtgccctttgacccggtgCGTCATTGAAGGCGACAgtgtctttgtcacatgatggaggcagacgagacgacGCTGCTCGGCCCCGtgtggaacatttacatttaagcaACAGCCAGatgaactgttgataggagcactgttCTCTGCAGGTTCTGCAGGAAGGAATTTTTGTACCATCGGAGAACTTCagtctgaaatatcacctcaacacaaaacatttagCAGCGAACCAGGAGGTcagagctagcacagcctctgatgctaacgctagcagccagcctcgtcaCGCCACACTGGACCAGGTGTTCAAGCTGAGTCAGTCTACCTgtgactgactcactgactctcttgcagaccagtttgggtggtcgaggacagggggacaactgtttccaacatccagcagctttactacgacTCTTCTGACAACATTCATTGGAACTGAaaattttaaatactttcacagcaaaaaataaTGTATGCGATTAATTAAGatgaattaatcacagagcatgtataagtttatttcttttactcgCTTGACAGCCTTCGAgtatgttaatttttttcataCTCTAAATCCAATGTCTGAATATTCCTATGAATTTAAACTACACTGCTCTTTAAAAGGGGgtacttgcattattatgctattGAATTATCATTATATCAGCAGCATTAAATGGTCTCAAAACAACAATATCATTTCTTGCAATTATTTCTTGACATATCATCGAACAAAAGAAGTTATCGTGACACGCCGAGACATAAACCGATCACGTCgtgcagaacaacaacaacgtgGAGGATATGCAGTCATAAGCAAGATGAAAAACGTTATTACTCTATTCATAAGTGAGTATTTCGCCTTTTCTTGTAGATTATTCATCACGCCTCGGGTGTGTAAAGACCTTTACGTTATATACGAGTACATGTTGAtccatgtcattaaaaaagcactGACCGGGTTCAGCTTGGTTGTTGTTCTGGgagctctctgattggctgtcacTCTGAGAGTATCTGCTTCCCAGTGGTGAGGATATCAGCTCCTGGAGACAGAAAATATCACTGTTGTCACAaagcaaaaaatgtaaaacaaatcaaattaaTTCAAACTTTAGAAAATAAGGAGGAAAAGCAAATATGATGTCATTAGTCAGGTTCCCTTTGTTGTGTCTGTgagcaaaaagagaaaaagttcAGGTACGTCTGTCGACTAAACAAACCTGTTAGAGCCTGATAATGACCGATGAAGGGTCACACTGATTTAAGGGACGTGTGAGTGCTTCGTCTCAGTCACTAAACTCCAGCCTGCTCTGCTGAAGTTCTCAACCACAACACTAACAAAGATTTCGTCATTGAAAGGTCACAGTTTGACCTCTCTGCTTCCTCACGAGAGGGGGGAGGGGCTCTGCAGAGCAAAGACTCTCACTGCAGGAGCACTGCCACCTCACAATAAGGTCATGTGAGCAGCCAGCCCCCCTCGAGCCCCTCTGTAAGGAATGTGCATGTTTATCTACATGTGTGCAGGAACCTACAGGAAACTATCTCATGTTTGTCCTCACAGTCTGAAGACAGGCAGGTTATGTGACTTAGGATCCCTCAATTTATATAATAATTGTTTGTGATTCTTGTCTTTGCCTGGTGACGGACTGGCGACTGATCAGCAACAATATAACATCAACAACAGTCTGTAAACTCGTCCTCAGTgaactctgtctctctgcatctCGCGAGAGGCTTCCTCTTCtcgggaggtgcacgtcaggctacggctctaaaaagtgttgctggagaagttgtgagtgagtgagggggCGGAGCTGTGTGGAGAATGTGACAgcggagagatgcacactggtatgtgTCATGTAACGCAGCTTGACCTATACTGATATAAACGGTTATGTCTACATTTGTatcttgttttaaaatatatcgttatatcgcccagccctggTTCACAGTGGTGAACCATGTCAGATTGTCAACAAGCTGACTGTAActaagtacttttactcaagtatcCTACTTTAGGAACAGTAAGGGGTATTTGTAATTTACTTGGGTATTTCTgttttatgctactttacacTCCTACTCTCGACTTAAGTTTGGAAGAAAATATggtactttttttctccacagcTATGAGACTACAACTTAGTGATTATTTACCCAGctaaaagattttcagtttttggtttTTTAAACACTAGGGAGGGACCTATGTTTTTCACTttggcttaaagggaaatttctgtttatttcaacctgtctcctatcgtcctaaatttgtttcaagtgactagtgacataaaaataatagttagcatgttagccgttagcctagatacagccggggcgcatagtagcgtcagacctgttaaaacgtaagtgaacgggcaaccttcaagtgcaaagttagtccactaaacaagctttttttccacaaagaccgcctNNNNNNNNNNNNNNNNNNNNNNNNNNNNNNNNNNNNNNNNNNNNNNNNNNNNNNNNNNNNNNNNNNNNNNNNNNNNNNNNNNNNNNNNNNNNNNNNNNNNNNNNNNNNNNNNNNNNNNNNNNNNNNNNNNNNNNNNNNNNNNNNNNNNNNNNNNNNNNNNNNNNNNNNNNNNNNNNNNNNNNNNNNNNNNNNNNNNNNNNNNNNNNNNNNNNNNNNNNNNNNNNNNNNNNNNNNNNNNNNNNNNNNNNNNNNNNNNNNNNNNNNNNNNNNNNNNNNNNNNNNNNNNNNNNNNNNNNNNNNNNNNNNNNNNNNNNNNNNNNNNNNNNNNNNNNNNNNNNNNNNNNNNNNNNNNNNNNNNNNNNNNNNNNNNNNNNNNNNNacttacgttttaacaggtctgacgctactatgcgccccggctgtatctaggctaacggctaacatgctaactattatttttatgtcactagtcacttgaaacaaatttaggacgataggagacaggttgaaataaaccaaaatttccctttaagagaggGGCATGCACGTTGAAATGGctgtattttctatttataCTACTGAAAACAGGCCGTCCAAACCCACAGGCCTCtctaaaactcaccaaaattacaccatttatcacagccagaaactataaaaacacaaattatcaGGGATGCATGATATCGTCACATCATCGGTATCAgccaatatcagctttaaaatgaactgtcagaatcagccaacatgctttttattattttgcacaataaaagaatattacatacattgaacagtactgtatttcatgtctccatctgtttaatatgatgttaattcaactacagaagagacttgatgatcactgaaaTTAGGTCGGGGAAAAAAGCAGACATATCGATATCAGTAATCAGCAAAATAAGCTGATATATATCGGTATATCAGATATCTGCAAAAAGACCAATACCGTGCATCTCTATAAATCATCAAATAGATTTTCGATGTGCAACTAAGCTTCCATCAGATGAAAAAAACCATAAACAAATCtaagcttaaaatagtgatacttaatcaaaatcactttattctaagtctcatttaaaatgaaatgcatgAAGTAACCAACATGTTCGACAAGAGTGACAAAACCACAGCGTTGTTCagctccaggatttcatcttcatcttctcattttcaaacatcaaagggaaagttttaaaaatctaataactaatcTATGTTACGAGGGTCATGTATGTTCTGCCAATCACTCAAGGAGAAACATCTGTAACCTCAGGGAGggtcaaaacaaacactgataaACAACAAAGTCCCACCCAGCagccccctcctctgataagtggagaacagtccctaacatGGGGCTTCTTTCTGCAGACTGAGAACTTTAACTTCTAATACTGGAAGTAAAGTTTGATGATCATACTTATGTAATTTATCTTGGCTCAGATTTGGATGCAAGGTTTTTACTTGTAACGTCACTgatgtatttttacactgaGGTATCGATCCTTCTACTTAAATAagggatctgaatacttcctccactgGTGCAGGTGattgtgctgttgtttttctcataGCCGTGGTGAACCTGTTTTCTTATGTTACTTGGGGAGCAGGATGAGTTTGCAGCTTACCAGGACGGGGCTGCGGGCGGTGGGCTGCAGGCTGGACAGGCGCCGGGCCAGCAGAGCTCGGTAGCTGCTCTCGGGGTCGTCCTCCAGAGCGACACTGTCCGGCTGAGAGTCCTCCACGATCAGACACGGGTTCTCGGGCTgaggcaggctggagtccagTTCACTTCCGCCGGGATCCATGAGGTCAGGCCGAGGACAGGAGACGGGGTGGTTAGCTAGCCGAGCAGCAGTGAGACAACGGAGGCAGGCATGTGAGTCTACAGCCGCTGGTTGTTACCTGGagctagcatgttagctaaAGGCTAGCGGCTAACGCTTCGCCCAACAACAAAGCGTGCTGCCGCTGTTGCTGCTGCCCGCTGAGGAGACGCTGAGC from Epinephelus moara isolate mb chromosome 1, YSFRI_EMoa_1.0, whole genome shotgun sequence harbors:
- the tp53bp1 gene encoding TP53-binding protein 1 isoform X2; its protein translation is MDPGGSELDSSLPQPENPCLIVEDSQPDSVALEDDPESSYRALLARRLSSLQPTARSPVLELISSPLGSRYSQSDSQSESSQNNNQAEPGVLMAADPSSAFQEESQVINICSPPNKKKCAAEDTEMDSGADSTTHCVQSEGGTSQFGFLELSQSQDLRGEAENSQEEEDIRPQPDSERRTKLAAAEQNMSSRTSESQDNKAVRSEVSSSSSLESPGQSGRQLSVQALLHSQNLQASGEKDQQDCQILSSQEDMFDVDKTGAAVDSTVSEPEQQGHPTPTPAHTLRLLHLSGQGTLVQESLSQSSVDYVAPTQDNFSHTPLIVPSSPTENEDGADEPMDTSLPPEDRAGEKDEPMETEAASKPHPSASTPVSQNSPGFVLERTLSLPSQPEFSHDVFVPTQSQDAPQQSDKKTVLSPRETQSQQLESAAFTLPLQLSVNTQSSSQVQKASAQIEEDSQATQIEELEEPPGVDTSDSVISHQRSESNGVPSESQTATSSKASTSAESPKHHSECARNEPSSLSQKSDVHKKTSLNVENVNVKDSKSESKEASAADVVSCSQTKLDASDVTVNSCVQETPPDTTPHSLPSQSMICQTSPVDVTKTSVDSRKEGDTAKSPSIKSSSQKSGVVGNSQTDKVKQSEVDEEVVVMEEDEEEEGESTMGGGASAMALALSQSQVQSPEPMEEESEDRGEDSVIVITDSDRDSQLPQKDVTSQSKTNSSQPIRDKVSVSTNGHESQTKKLHTAPDRLSQTEKAGPEPEGLKDKSLSDSSGEISFHFTLPKEGELIGPAVGATPPLINQLKQTLRHSTPIEITSFSEKSGVAGDVSADGAMAASDIVSGESGDDTTEKGDGKLSLRMKLVTPVEEGSSERFSLQKPALSEEDGSVVKVTTVAKAVTSPSVFSRVRQVHRQQEAREDSQAGGNTTPVRGELFASPQRSSQASSLGCNSLPNSQSEALPQEVSAAPQETTKDAPGPAEQTEERRGSPQSPETPTLNRTDGRQRIPQQAANNTITSSPSNKLRQRTVSQQTSFDAPGLRSPAGRGEPESQPFRRTTGPSHRRHVRTIQEVRTTVTRIITDVYYEDGKEVDRKVTEENEEPVVDCQVLDSDISPYRTGSSSVTSGDLADISSLSSKASSLQHSSGGTSSSGFTRPDFIMPPSRGVFRGGGVGSLQRLSAHGLPHSSSEDEPYTRMLPPRLPVSPTDGELPSHSDSLRSSPEEASSVGSSFVGLRVVAKWSSNGYFYSGRIIKDAGEGRFRLRFDDGYECEVAGKDILLCDPIPLETEVTALLEDEYFSIGVVRGHKTEGQDLFYCVERDGQKQWYNRTAVILSLEQGNKLREQHSLGPYEPSTPLAKASDISLDNLVEGKRRRRGAPGAQNTPNRSSSSSPRSPGPSGKRKLMTSEDGRAPAKRGRRGLGARAAQRVGVCNTSGSGTDLPGQSCDVMETHGPLPQNTTLFMGFAFMLTASSEVDRLTNKHTSDDEDDYVETGPYNKAYTESQLQAGGGFVLPDFNEEQCKAAYQSLLIADQHCRTRKYLLCLASGVPCVSHIWVRDCCKENKLLNYRNYLLPAGVGPDEAIVEWHPRCSPFKPLRVLLVFEKPVELWAQLITMGGGSSVRHFQADKDSSDIPAGKYDVVVTDHACPPLVEKNVTSQEVPLVSPEWIIQSVIRGERLGFHSKPQYRHDYSS